In Triticum urartu cultivar G1812 chromosome 6, Tu2.1, whole genome shotgun sequence, the following proteins share a genomic window:
- the LOC125517490 gene encoding phosphatase IMPL1, chloroplastic-like isoform X1 translates to MARYLLPSSSTTAASSLPRNARASPAPILALRALASRSKHARSLMAVASDQPAAPSKYPKMAAPTTGPVPADELLGVIQAAAKAGAEVVMEAVNKPRNIQYKGVADLVTDTDKLSESVILEVVTKNFKDHLILGEEGGLIGDSLSEYLWCIDPLDGTTNFAHGYPSFSVSIGVLFRGKPAAATVVEFCGGPMCWNTRTISASSGKGAYCNGQKIHVSPTEKVEQSLLVTGFGYEHDDAWLTNINLFKEFTDVSRGVRRLGSAAADMSHVGLGITEAYWEYRLKPWDMAAGVLIVEEAGGVVTRMDGGEFTVFDRSVLVSNGTVHDQLLERIRPATEDLKKKGIDFSRWFKPDNYPTDF, encoded by the exons ATGGCACGGTATCTTCTCCCTtcctcctccaccaccgccgcctcctcgctCCCGAGGAATGCCAGGGCCTCGCCGGCGCCGATCCTCGCCCTCCGCGCGCTCGCCTCCAGGTCCAAGCACGCGCGCTCTCTCATGGCGGTGGCGTCGGACCAGCCCGCCGCACCCAGCAAGTACCCGAAGATGGCCGCTCCCACCACCGGCCCGGTTCCCGCCGACGAGCTGCTCGGCGTCATCCAGGCCGCCGCCAAGGCAGGCGCCGAG GTTGTGATGGAAGCTGTTAATAAGCCGCGTAATATCCAATACAAAGGGGTTGCAGACTTGGTGACAGA CACAGATAAGCTGAGTGAATCAGTCATTCTTGAAGTCGTCACCAAGAATTTCAAAGACCACCTCATACTTGGGGAGGAAGGTGGCCTTATTGGAGATTCTTTGTCAGAGTATCTCTGGTGCATTGATCCTTTAG ATGGAACAACAAACTTTGCACATGGTTACCCCAGCTTTTCTGTATCCATTGGCGTTCTATTCCGAGGCAAGCCTGCTGCTGCCACTGTG GTGGAATTTTGTGGTGGGCCTATGTGCTGGAACACTCGTACAATTTCTGCATCTTCTG GAAAAGGTGCTTATTGTAATGGGCAAAAGATTCATGTCAGTCCAACAGAAAAG GTGGAACAATCTCTTCTGGTTACTGGGTTTGGATATGAACATGATGATGCATGGCTGACCAATATAAATTTGTTCAAGGAATTTACTGATGTTAGCAGG GGAGTACGAAGGCTAGGCTCTGCTGCTGCTGATATGTCCCATGTTGGTCTAGGCATTACCGAAGCCTACTGGGAATATCGGCTTAAGCCGTGGGACATGGCTGCTGGTGTTCTG ATAGTTGAAGAAGCTGGCGGGGTAGTGACACGCATGGATGGTGGAGAGTTTACAGTCTTTGATCGTTCTGTTCttgtttccaatggcactgttCATGATCAG CTTTTGGAGCGGATCCGGCCTGCTACTGAAGACCTTAAGAAGAAAGGAATTGATTTCTCCAGGTGGTTCAAGCCTGACAATTACCCTACTGACTTTTGA
- the LOC125517490 gene encoding pentatricopeptide repeat-containing protein At2g35130-like isoform X2: MARYLLPSSSTTAASSLPRNARASPAPILALRALASRSKHARSLMAVASDQPAAPSKYPKMAAPTTGPVPADELLGVIQAAAKAGAEVVMEAVNKPRNIQYKGVADLVTDTDKLSESVILEVVTKNFKDHLILGEEGGLIGDSLSEYLWCIDPLDGTTNFAHGYPSFSVSIGVLFRGKPAAATVVEFCGGPMCWNTRTISASSGKGAYCNGQKIHVSPTEKVEQSLLVTGFGYEHDDAWLTNINLFKEFTDVSRGVRRLGSAAADMSHVGLGITEAYWEYRLKPWDMAAGVLIVEEAGGVVTRMDGGEFTVFDRSVLVSNGTVHDQVMQPMLLVPPQLSETEATTSSTISVPWENCKFASEDLHPVLIMLRIQAPLHYHPMTAGPRWRICACGNIQQGTSSLHDAEVNSSRYGERKGNRKHPGAYIDKDGEARTFDRKKISRKRGGAMRGRGWKYGSGFVDGVFPVLSPMAQDILELVQKGTDAAKVWEALDSVPPTHALWDDVLNVAVQLRLSRQWDPVISVCEWIVHRSSFRPDVVCYNLLIDAYGRRRRLGKAEAMYAALLEARCVPTEDTYALLLRAYCNAGSLHRAEGVISEMREHGIPPSATVYNAYLDGLLKARCSEKAVEVYERMKRERCRTNTETYTLMINVYGKSKQPMSAMKVFKEMQSLGCKANICTYTALVNAFAREGLCEKAEEMFEEMQQAGHEPDVYAYNALMEAYSRAGFPQAASEIFSLMQHMGCEPDRASYNILVDAYGRAGLHREAEAVFESLKRQGMAPTMKSHMLLLAAHARSGNVARCEEVMAQLHKSGLAPDTFALNAMLNAYGRAGRLGDMERLLAAMERRGTSDVGTYNVAVNAYGRAGYLERMEAAFASLERRDLAADVVTWTSRMGAYARKKEYRRCLEIFEEMVDAGCYPDAGTAKVLVAACSDERQVEQVTAIVRSMHKEAKTLFTI; the protein is encoded by the exons ATGGCACGGTATCTTCTCCCTtcctcctccaccaccgccgcctcctcgctCCCGAGGAATGCCAGGGCCTCGCCGGCGCCGATCCTCGCCCTCCGCGCGCTCGCCTCCAGGTCCAAGCACGCGCGCTCTCTCATGGCGGTGGCGTCGGACCAGCCCGCCGCACCCAGCAAGTACCCGAAGATGGCCGCTCCCACCACCGGCCCGGTTCCCGCCGACGAGCTGCTCGGCGTCATCCAGGCCGCCGCCAAGGCAGGCGCCGAG GTTGTGATGGAAGCTGTTAATAAGCCGCGTAATATCCAATACAAAGGGGTTGCAGACTTGGTGACAGA CACAGATAAGCTGAGTGAATCAGTCATTCTTGAAGTCGTCACCAAGAATTTCAAAGACCACCTCATACTTGGGGAGGAAGGTGGCCTTATTGGAGATTCTTTGTCAGAGTATCTCTGGTGCATTGATCCTTTAG ATGGAACAACAAACTTTGCACATGGTTACCCCAGCTTTTCTGTATCCATTGGCGTTCTATTCCGAGGCAAGCCTGCTGCTGCCACTGTG GTGGAATTTTGTGGTGGGCCTATGTGCTGGAACACTCGTACAATTTCTGCATCTTCTG GAAAAGGTGCTTATTGTAATGGGCAAAAGATTCATGTCAGTCCAACAGAAAAG GTGGAACAATCTCTTCTGGTTACTGGGTTTGGATATGAACATGATGATGCATGGCTGACCAATATAAATTTGTTCAAGGAATTTACTGATGTTAGCAGG GGAGTACGAAGGCTAGGCTCTGCTGCTGCTGATATGTCCCATGTTGGTCTAGGCATTACCGAAGCCTACTGGGAATATCGGCTTAAGCCGTGGGACATGGCTGCTGGTGTTCTG ATAGTTGAAGAAGCTGGCGGGGTAGTGACACGCATGGATGGTGGAGAGTTTACAGTCTTTGATCGTTCTGTTCttgtttccaatggcactgttCATGATCAGGTCA TGCAGCCCATGCTCCTCGTTCCTCCACAACTATCAGAAACAGAagcgaccacaagctcgacgatatCTGTCCCTTGGGAGAACTGCAAGTTTGCCTCTGAAGACCTTCACCCTGTGCTCATCAT GTTAAGGATACAGGCTCCGTTGCATTATCATCCGATGACCGCCGGACCAAGATGGCGCATCTGCGCCTGCGGGAACATTCAGCAAGGAACTTCTTCCCTGCACGACGCCGAGGTGAATTCCTCTAGATACGGCGAAAGGAAGGGGAACCGGAAACACCCGGGCGCCTACATTGACAAAGATGGTGAAGCGCGGACCTTCGACCGGAAGAAAATATCGCGGAAAAGAG GGGGTGCAATGAGAGGCCGCGGCTGGAAGTACGGCTCCGGGTTCGTGGACGGCGTCTTCCCGGTGCTCAGCCCCATGGCGCAGGACATCCTGGAGCTCGTGCAGAAGGGTACAGACGCCGCCAAGGTCTGGGAGGCGCTGGACAGCGTCCCTCCCACGCACGCCCTGTGGGACGACGTCCTCAACGTCGCCGTCCAGCTCCGCCTGAGCCGGCAGTGGGATCCCGTCATCTCA GTCTGCGAGTGGATCGTGCACCGGAGCTCCTTCCGCCCGGACGTGGTCTGCTACAACCTGCTCATCGACGCGtacggccggcggcggcggctgggcaaGGCGGAGGCCATGTACGCGGCGCTGCTGGAGGCCCGGTGCGTgccgacggaggacacctacgccCTCCTCCTGCGCGCCTACTGCAACGCCGGGTCGCTGCACCGGGCCGAGGGCGTCATCTCCGAGATGCGGGAGCACGGCATCCCTCCGA GCGCGACCGTGTACAACGCGTACCTCGACGGGCTGCTCAAGGCGAGGTGCTCCGAGAAGGCGGTGGAGGTGTACGAGAGGATGAAGCGGGAGCGGTGCCGGACCAACACGGAGACGTACACCCTCATGATCAATGTCTACGGGAAG TCGAAGCAGCCGATGTCGGCGATGAAGGTGTTCAAGGAGATGCAGTCGCTGGGGTGCAAGGCCAACATCTGCACCTACACGGCGCTGGTGAACGCGTTCGCCAGGGAAGGGCTGTGCGAGAAGGCCGAGGAGATGTTCGAGGAGATGCAGCAGGCCGGGCACGAGCCCGACGTCTACGCCTACAACGCCCTCATGGAGGCCTACAGCCGCGCAGGGTTCCCGCAGGCCGCCTCGGAGATCTTCTCCCTGATGCAGCACATGGGGTGCGAGCCCGACAGAGCTTCCTACAACATCCTGGTGGACGCCTACGGGAGAGCCGGCCTCCACCGAG AGGCGGAGGCGGTGTTCGAGTCGCTGAAGCGGCAGGGGATGGCGCCGACGATGAAGTCGCACATGCTGCTGCTGGCGGCGCACGCCCGGTCCGGCAACGTGGCGCGGTGCGAGGAGGTGATGGCGCAGCTGCACAAGTCGGGGCTCGCCCCGGACACCTTCGCGCTCAACGCCATGCTCAACGCCTACGGCCGCGCCGGCCGCCTCGGCGACATGGAGCGGCTGCTCGCCGCCATGGAACGCCGGGGGACGAGCGACGTGGGCACGTACAACGTGGCGGTGAACGCCTACGGCCGCGCCGGGTACCTGGAGCGGATGGAGGCGGCGTTCGCGTCGCTGGAGCGGCGGGACCTCGCCGCCGACGTGGTGACCTGGACGTCCCGCATGGGCGCCTACGCCAGGAAGAAGGAGTACCGGCGGTGCCTCGAGATCTTCGAGGAGATGGTGGACGCCGGGTGCTACCCGGACGCCGGGACCGCCAAGGTGCTCGTCGCGGCCTGCTCTGACGAGCGGCAGGTGGAGCAGGTCACCGCCATCGTCAGGTCCATGCACAAGGAGGCCAAGACCTTGTTCACCATATGA